The stretch of DNA TTCTGCGTTACCTCATGTGGCAAAACAACTAGCTTGCCCGCACCAACCAATGCTGGATACAAACTCATAACCGAAAGGTCAAACGAATACGGAGCTTGAACTAAGAAACTTGGGTGCTCTGGCAAAGCAAAGTCTGTCATTTCCCAATTAACAAAGCTGAGCAGATTGTCATGACTAATTTGAACACCCTTAGGCTTGCCACTAGTTCCTGAAGTAAAAATAATATAGAAATTATCTTTACCTTTAACAAAGTTAGCAGGATCAATAGCAAAATCGCCGTCTTCAACATCACTAGGACTAACAACCTGCAAATTTGATAAATTGATTTCAGGCAGTTTATCAATTGCCAAAACTACTTGTGCCTGTGATACGTCTTGGATCATCACCAATCTTTCAGCATTAGAATAACTAGCAATTGGAATATAAGCATGTCCTGACTTAACACAACCCAAAAAACTGGCAATCATTTCAAAAGTTTGACCACCCCAAATCATAATTGGACTGCCTGCAGGAATAGCTAAGTTAGCAATTTTATGTGCCCAGGCATCTGAACGTTTCTTGAGGTCGCCATAAGTGTTAGTTTGACCGAGATAGTCGTAAACAATCCGCTTAGGATCGGCTGCGGCAATTTCATCAATTTTCTTAATTACATCTTTAATCATTTTTATACACCACCTTAAAATTCGTCGTAAATAAAGTGAACCGAAGTAAGGCCGCTATATTGATACAAATAGATTAGTGCCATTAAGATAACACAATAAATAATTGTCGTCAGAACAAACTTTCCTATTCGTTTGCCGCGCGAATCGATTTTCTCTTTTTTATCCATATGTCTCCCTCAATAACAATAAATATACTATTGACTATAGTACTACAGATGCCGAATAACCCAATATTTCGAACGGATATTTTACCAAATTTAAACAATTTATCTATCTGGTGGTTGCTTGTTCATCTTGCAACAAGCGTTATAAGCAAAGCACAGTGAAATAAATACAATTAGCGAAATAAAAATTAACGCAAAAATCGCTAGCAGCATTAGGTTACGCGGCTGTTGCCAGCGCACGTTGTTTGCTGTCGTTAACAAATAAACTGCAAACAGCACAATGATACCTAATTCTATCCCAAACCACAATGTATAATCAGCTAATCCCATCTGCTTGGCCGTTTGAATAACTAATAACCAAGCAGAAGCCGGAATTAAGCAAAACCAGCCGGAAAATCGCAGCCAAAAAATAATTTTTTTACGGGCTTTTTGCTGTTCCATTTTTGCTCCTTAATTACTTTCAAATAACAATTCTATGCAAATTACTATCATTATAACATTGCAATGCCAGTGAACCATTTTACGTAATAGAAAAATTGCTTATTTATAAAATTCGTCATACTTTTTTCACATTTAACAGTTATACTAAAAGAGTAATTAATAAGAATTAAGATTCTCATTACATTACAACTCAACTTTTTTGTTTTTCATTCATACTCCTCCAAGTATAAATAATAATGAAAAAACCGAAATGACTTTATAAGTCAATTTCATATCTATCCCTTTCGACTCACGTGTGTTGCGTGAGTTTTTCTTTCTCTTTAATGGTTCTGAAGAAATTCTTTACTCTTTCATAAGAGTTTTTACACGCTAATTTCACAATTTGAGGTTATTATAGATAATATAGTAAGTCAAAAGACTTACTATATACTCCCACTTTTTTATTTCATTCATTCTTACTCCTTCAAAGTAGATGAAAACTAACAGGCTCGCAATTTTTGCGAGCCTTTTCCCTTTTATTTGGTACTTTTTAACAATAGTGAAAGGATTTTAATAATGTTCTCACCAGTAATTGAACGTTTAATTCAAGAAAAAGCAGGTTCGTTTTTAATTCCCGCAACACGAATTGCCTTCGTTTACGACGATAATCCGCTCTACCACGCATTTTTGATTTTAACACGTGTAAAATATTCCAAAATCCCCGTTCTTGACCAGCAAAATCATGTTGTTGGCTTACTTAGCTTAGCAATGATTACAGATAAGATGATGAAAACAGATAAGATTTCACTTGATCCGCTAACAGAATTACAGGTTAAGGATGTGATGCAGGTAGATTTTCCTAAGATTAATTTTGCCCAAACAACTTTAGAAGTCCAATTGCACCTCTTAGTCGACAATGCCTTTTTGCCTGTTGTTAATGATCATGATGTCTTCCAAGGATTATTAACTAGACGTGAATGGATCAAAGTATTTAATTACATTGCACATAATTTTGATAGCAAATATAAAGTAACATCTATCACAAAAAATAGTGATATTTAAAACTACAAAATATTTTTTGCTTATTTTTAACTTTTTTTAGCACTTTTATTTAAACTGTATTATAATAACTAACAACAAGAGTAAATTAGTTTAAGTTCTTTTGTATATGCTGGTTTTGTTAGTACATAATTCATAAATAATTTGGTTTAAATATACATTTTATGAGTTATATACACAATTATAATTATTACTATTGCTTAGCAATAATTAGATAACATTTTTATAATATTGTTGTATTAAGCGTCATAAAATAAGATAACATCTTATTTAATTAGTTAGAATAGGAAGAAACTAAAATGACAAATAAGACAAACAATGATGATTTAACTTACTTGGTTAAAACCATCATCAAAAATTATTCTTATCCTCAAGATAATGAATTATCTCTACAGGAAAAGCAAGAATTAGTTGACAAGCTGAAGAAGCTAGACCAGCAGTCTGGTCATCTAAGCGAAATTATGCGGATTACTCATGCCTTTTATGAGGACCGCATTGCTAAACAGTTCAAAACAATGGATATCAATTTTTCCTGGGTCTTTGAAATGCTGCAACATGAATTGGTGTCTGCCACTCGTCTGCATGCCCTACTATTGAATCTAGCACAAGCAGAACATTTTTCAGCAAATAGTGTTACCAAAATCAATCACTACTTTGAGGAAACCAACGATTATGGTAATAATGATAACTTTGTTACTATGTCCTCTTCCGATATAATCGATGCTATCAGGTTAGCTAAAGCCGCACACTTGCATACAATTAACAAGGCAATTGATGACAAAGAAGAAGGCATAATTCCAACTGGACCTCGAGTAGTTAAGCAAGCTAAAGAAGAAACTAGTAAAATTATCAAATTAAGTGATTATTAACTAAAAAGGTTGAATTCTAAATGAATTCAACCTTTTTACTTTGAATACCAATTAAAGGTCACAATTAAATTTAAGCCAATTTAGACTTATTCTAATTAAAAATAATAAATGAGTGCTAAAATTAATAACATAAAAATATTTTTTATTCATGGAGGCATTATAGTAATGAATTTACGACGTCAATGGAAATTTATCCTTGTACTAGTTGCTGGAGCTATCGGACTAATCTGCCAATTCGGTCTGCAAACTAAGAGCCTATTCCAAATTGGCAGCTTACAATTTCCAATCCAAACAATATTAATTGATATTATTGGTATTTTAATGGCAATTTCCTTATTAACAGAAATTGTTGGTGATTTCAAAACTGGACGCTATGGCGTCGATATCTTAGCTGTCATTGCCGTAGTCTCAACTATTTTAATCGGTGATCAATGGGCTGAATGGATGATTTTAGTCATGATGACCGGTGGTGAAACCTTAGAAGATTACGCAACTGGTCAAGCAGACAAAGAATTACGATCGCTGCTAAGCAATTCACCAAGTATTGCGAACAAAATTGTTAACGAGAAGTTGGTCGCTGTTGCTGTTGACGAATTGCAGCTTGGCGACCATGTTTTAATTAAACCCGGCGAACAGGTTCCTGTCGATGGCCAAGTTATTAAAGGAATATCAAACTTTGATCAATCTTCATTGACTGGTGAATCCGTGCCGGTTAACAAAAATCCAGGTGACGAATTAATGTCGGGCGCAATCAACGGCAGCGATGCTGTTGAAATGGTTGTTACCAAAAAGGCTAGCGATTCTGAATATCAGACAATCGTTTCTCTAGTTAAATCTTCGCAAGCACAGCCCGCTAAGTTTGTTAAAATGGCTGATCGTTACGCTGTTCCCTTTACTATTATTTCTTTAGTTATCGGAATTGCAGCTTGGATTCATTCAGGTAATCCGGTTAACTTTGCTGAAGTGATGGTTGTTGCATCCCCATGTCCACTTTTAATTGCCGCACCAGTTGCCTTGGTTTCCGGCATGAGTTCGATGTCGCAGCACCATATCATTGTTAAGTCTGGCCCAACTCTCGAAAAATTAGCAGCTGCCAAAACTTTTGCTTTTGATAAAACCGGAACATTAACTGAAAACCAATTAGTCATTGATGCAATTGTACCAGTAGATCAAAGTACGGTTAGCCAACAAACTCTACAAAGTTACGCTGCCAGTGTTGAGCAACAATCAAGCCATATTATCGCTAATTCATTAGTTGATGCTACTGATAAAAAGCTGTTACAACCTGCAACAGATATTAAAGAAACTACTGGCGAAGGCATCAGCGGCAACGTAGAAGGCCACACTGTTAAAGTGGGTAAACTATCTTATGTTGCACCTCATGAACAAGTTAATACCATTAATTCTACTGCCGTTTATATTGCCATTGATCATGTCTATGCTGGCTATATTACTTTTAAGGATCAATTACGACCAGAAAGTGCCACAACCATTGCGCGCTTAAAGCGTCAAGGCGGCGAACATATCATGATGTTAACTGGTGACCACAAGGATGTTGCTGATAGAATCGGTCAAGCTGTCGGTGTTGATGATATTCGTTCTGAACTTTTACCAGCTCAAAAAATTGCAGCAATTCAAGAAGTACCTAAAGAAAATCGTCCTGTTGTCATGACCGGTGACGGTGTTAATGATGCGCCAAGTTTAACTGCCGCTGACGTTGGCATTGCCATGGGTGCTAAAGGAGCATCAGCTGCCAGCGAAAGTGCCGACGCCGTTATTATGGTTAACGATTTATCTAAGGTCAACGATGCTGTTGCAATTTCCAAGCATACAATGAAAGTTGCTAACGTTGACGTTTTAACTGCCATCACGATTGTCATTATTATTGAAATGATTGCCTTTACCGGTGTTATTCCTGCATTCTGGGGAGCAATCATTCAAGAATGTGTCGACATGATTTCTATTAGTTTAGCACTGCTTGCTAAAACTAAACCTAAAAGTCCTAAACAAACAGGCTTAGTTGCAAACAATTAATCATTCGCTTAAACTTAAAATAATTAAATAAATAATTAAATATTATTAGTGGTTGGAGTTTTATAACCAAAATAAAAACTTTCAAGATTTGCTCTTTTGGGTCAAAGAGCGACTTGGAAGTTTTTTTGTTTACTTTAGAAAGGCAAAATTATGATTTTTATTGGCAACTTAATTTTAATTTTACTTAGTTCCCTTATTCTTGGTCAAATATCTACTAGACTAAATATGCCGGCGGTGATTGGCGAGCTTGTTTGCGGCTTCGTTCTCGGGCCAGCTATCCTCAATTGGATCCAGCCCAGTAATTTAATTGATATTTTTTCACAGTTAGGTGTTATTCTATTACTGTTTTTGGCTGGCCTTGAAAGTGATCTTACTCTTCTCAAAAAATATTTTAAGTTAAGTT from Lactobacillus sp. ESL0785 encodes:
- a CDS encoding teichoic acid D-Ala incorporation-associated protein DltX encodes the protein MDKKEKIDSRGKRIGKFVLTTIIYCVILMALIYLYQYSGLTSVHFIYDEF
- the cbpB gene encoding cyclic-di-AMP-binding protein CbpB, with translation MFSPVIERLIQEKAGSFLIPATRIAFVYDDNPLYHAFLILTRVKYSKIPVLDQQNHVVGLLSLAMITDKMMKTDKISLDPLTELQVKDVMQVDFPKINFAQTTLEVQLHLLVDNAFLPVVNDHDVFQGLLTRREWIKVFNYIAHNFDSKYKVTSITKNSDI
- a CDS encoding heavy metal translocating P-type ATPase — translated: MNLRRQWKFILVLVAGAIGLICQFGLQTKSLFQIGSLQFPIQTILIDIIGILMAISLLTEIVGDFKTGRYGVDILAVIAVVSTILIGDQWAEWMILVMMTGGETLEDYATGQADKELRSLLSNSPSIANKIVNEKLVAVAVDELQLGDHVLIKPGEQVPVDGQVIKGISNFDQSSLTGESVPVNKNPGDELMSGAINGSDAVEMVVTKKASDSEYQTIVSLVKSSQAQPAKFVKMADRYAVPFTIISLVIGIAAWIHSGNPVNFAEVMVVASPCPLLIAAPVALVSGMSSMSQHHIIVKSGPTLEKLAAAKTFAFDKTGTLTENQLVIDAIVPVDQSTVSQQTLQSYAASVEQQSSHIIANSLVDATDKKLLQPATDIKETTGEGISGNVEGHTVKVGKLSYVAPHEQVNTINSTAVYIAIDHVYAGYITFKDQLRPESATTIARLKRQGGEHIMMLTGDHKDVADRIGQAVGVDDIRSELLPAQKIAAIQEVPKENRPVVMTGDGVNDAPSLTAADVGIAMGAKGASAASESADAVIMVNDLSKVNDAVAISKHTMKVANVDVLTAITIVIIIEMIAFTGVIPAFWGAIIQECVDMISISLALLAKTKPKSPKQTGLVANN